In one Dehalococcoidia bacterium genomic region, the following are encoded:
- the rplS gene encoding 50S ribosomal protein L19, producing the protein MNPNTVSNATENPNIPDFGPGDRVRVSAKVVEGNRERIQVFEGDVIRVRNGGPASTFTVRKIASGVGVERTFMRHSPRVEKVEVVRRGKVRRARLYYLRNLRGRAARIKERGRE; encoded by the coding sequence ATGAACCCGAACACCGTATCGAACGCCACCGAGAACCCCAACATCCCGGACTTCGGCCCCGGCGACCGGGTGCGCGTCAGCGCGAAAGTCGTCGAGGGCAACCGCGAGCGCATCCAGGTCTTCGAGGGCGACGTGATCCGCGTCCGCAACGGCGGCCCCGCCTCGACGTTCACCGTGCGCAAGATCGCCAGCGGCGTCGGCGTCGAGAGGACCTTCATGCGCCACTCTCCCCGGGTCGAGAAGGTGGAGGTGGTGCGCAGGGGCAAGGTCCGGCGCGCCCGCCTCTACTACCTGCGCAACCTGCGCGGTCGCGCTGCCCGTATCAAGGAACGCGGCCGGGAGTAG
- the trmD gene encoding tRNA (guanosine(37)-N1)-methyltransferase TrmD → MRIDILTLFPEMFPAVLNASIIGRALASGVADVRLHNIRDWATDKHSVVDDYAYGGGPGMVMKPEPLAAGIEAVRDSVEPRGRVILLSPQGRLLKQRVVEELAGEQRLILVCGHYEGVDERIREHFIDDEISIGDYVLSGGELPAMVLIDAVVRRQPGAISQESLLEESHSDGLLEYPQYTRPAVFRGWAVPDILLSGHHGEIARWRRRQRIVRTALRRPDLLAEACLSEEERRLAAEVIESAKGDRN, encoded by the coding sequence ATGCGCATCGACATCCTGACCCTGTTCCCGGAGATGTTCCCCGCGGTCCTGAACGCCAGCATCATCGGGCGTGCGCTGGCGTCCGGGGTGGCGGACGTGCGGCTGCACAACATCCGCGACTGGGCCACGGACAAGCACTCTGTGGTCGACGACTACGCCTACGGCGGCGGGCCGGGAATGGTCATGAAGCCGGAGCCCCTTGCCGCGGGAATCGAGGCCGTGCGTGATTCGGTGGAACCCCGAGGACGCGTCATCCTCCTCTCTCCCCAGGGCCGCCTGCTCAAGCAGCGAGTAGTCGAGGAGTTGGCTGGCGAGCAGCGCCTGATCCTCGTCTGCGGCCACTACGAGGGCGTCGACGAGCGCATCCGCGAGCACTTCATCGACGACGAGATCAGCATCGGCGACTACGTCCTCTCCGGAGGCGAGCTGCCGGCCATGGTGCTGATCGACGCCGTGGTCCGGCGTCAGCCGGGCGCCATCTCGCAGGAGTCCCTGCTGGAGGAGTCGCACTCGGACGGGCTGCTGGAGTACCCGCAGTACACGCGGCCGGCGGTGTTCCGCGGATGGGCTGTACCCGATATACTGCTCTCCGGTCATCACGGCGAGATTGCCCGCTGGCGGAGGCGCCAGCGCATCGTGCGGACCGCCCTGCGGCGGCCGGACCTTCTGGCAGAGGCCTGCCTGAGTGAAGAGGAGCGCCGCCTGGCGGCGGAGGTAATCGAGTCTGCGAAAGGCGACCGCAACTAA
- a CDS encoding cysteine desulfurase family protein, with the protein MNEDRRVYLDHAATTPIDGRVVEVMVRYLQIDWGNPSSIYYEGREARKALEAARRTVAGVLGARPNEVIFTSGGSEGDNTAIRGVAFAARNRGSHIITSAIEHHAVLHAVEQLEREGFEATYLPVDREGFVDPEDLRRAIRPDTTLVSIMYANNEVGTIEPLRELVAVTKEANRHIAFHTDAVQAAGILDLNVDHLGVDLLTLTAHKVYGPKGIGALYVRSRTPFVGQVLGGSQERNRRAGTENVAGAVGLAKALQLAYEEREQRVAHVRRLRDYLWAELPQRLSGVRLTGPRAPDKRLPGNYSCCIEGVEGEAVLIQLDLNGIAASSGSACTTGSLEPSHVLTAMGVPADLARGSLRISIGKDNTQADIDRLLEVLPRVVTKLRALAPAAGAAP; encoded by the coding sequence GTGAACGAAGACCGGCGCGTCTACCTCGACCACGCCGCGACCACGCCAATCGACGGCCGCGTCGTCGAAGTGATGGTGCGCTATCTGCAGATCGACTGGGGCAATCCCTCCAGCATCTACTACGAGGGCCGCGAGGCACGAAAGGCGCTGGAGGCGGCGCGTCGTACCGTGGCCGGCGTCCTCGGAGCAAGGCCGAACGAGGTGATATTCACCAGCGGCGGCAGCGAGGGGGACAACACCGCCATTCGCGGCGTAGCGTTCGCCGCCCGCAACCGCGGCAGCCACATCATCACCAGCGCCATCGAGCACCACGCCGTGCTCCACGCCGTCGAGCAGCTCGAGCGCGAAGGCTTCGAGGCTACCTACCTCCCGGTCGACCGTGAGGGCTTCGTCGACCCTGAAGACTTGCGCCGGGCGATACGCCCGGACACTACGCTCGTCTCGATCATGTACGCGAACAATGAGGTGGGGACGATCGAGCCGCTCCGCGAGCTCGTTGCCGTCACCAAGGAGGCGAACCGGCACATAGCCTTCCACACCGATGCGGTCCAGGCCGCCGGCATCCTCGACCTCAATGTCGACCACCTCGGGGTCGACCTCCTCACCCTCACGGCCCACAAGGTCTACGGCCCGAAGGGCATCGGCGCCCTCTACGTGCGCTCGCGGACGCCGTTCGTGGGCCAGGTGCTCGGCGGCAGCCAGGAGCGCAACCGCCGCGCCGGCACCGAGAACGTCGCCGGCGCCGTAGGCCTGGCGAAAGCGCTGCAGTTGGCTTACGAGGAGCGCGAACAGCGCGTCGCCCACGTGCGCCGGCTGCGGGACTACCTCTGGGCGGAGCTGCCGCAGCGGCTTTCGGGTGTCCGCCTCACCGGCCCCAGGGCTCCCGACAAGCGCCTGCCGGGCAATTACAGCTGCTGCATCGAAGGCGTCGAAGGTGAGGCCGTGCTCATCCAGCTCGACCTCAACGGAATCGCCGCGAGCAGCGGCTCCGCCTGCACCACCGGCTCGCTCGAGCCCTCGCACGTCCTGACGGCCATGGGGGTGCCCGCGGACCTCGCACGCGGCAGTCTCCGCATCAGCATTGGCAAGGACAACACGCAAGCGGACATCGACCGCCTGCTGGAAGTGCTGCCGCGTGTCGTGACGAAGCTGCGCGCCCTCGCGCCCGCCGCGGGCGCAGCACCCTAG
- a CDS encoding Cj0069 family protein, whose amino-acid sequence MAHSDRPVRIGVLWRGEPESPVTPETARLHRVFEELARLGAAAVPVVFAEEAAEDVRRRLLGLDGVLVWVDPLGGGRDRSVLDPLLREVADGGVWVSAHPEVILKMGAKDVLVKTREMAWGTETHLYNTLDEMREGLLLRLAAGSRVVKRNRGNGGEGVWKLTLLDTSASRWDPEVEVMHAARGSRLETMRLGDFLRRCSHYFERGGCVVDQPYQARLGEGMIRCYQVNDRVAGFGHQFVTALLPPPPGSYEASAAPPRLYYGPEKPEFQDLKSKLESGWIDEMRRLCGLTAEELPAIWDADFLLGPRTASGEDTYVLCEINISSVFPVPDECFAPLAEAAVEAALAARERRG is encoded by the coding sequence GTGGCCCACTCAGACCGGCCAGTGCGTATCGGCGTACTCTGGCGCGGCGAGCCCGAGTCTCCGGTCACGCCGGAGACCGCCCGCCTGCACCGTGTCTTCGAAGAGCTCGCGAGGCTAGGTGCTGCCGCCGTGCCGGTCGTTTTCGCCGAAGAGGCCGCGGAGGACGTGCGGCGGCGACTGCTGGGCCTCGACGGCGTCCTGGTATGGGTCGACCCGCTTGGCGGCGGCCGGGACCGGTCCGTCCTCGACCCGCTCCTACGAGAGGTCGCCGACGGAGGCGTCTGGGTTAGCGCCCACCCGGAGGTAATCCTGAAGATGGGCGCCAAAGACGTCCTCGTGAAGACCAGGGAAATGGCGTGGGGTACGGAGACGCACCTCTACAACACGCTCGATGAGATGCGCGAGGGCTTGCTCCTACGCCTGGCGGCCGGATCCAGGGTGGTCAAGCGGAACCGCGGGAACGGCGGCGAAGGCGTGTGGAAGCTGACTCTCCTCGACACGAGCGCCAGCCGGTGGGACCCGGAGGTCGAGGTGATGCATGCCGCCCGCGGCAGCCGCCTCGAGACGATGCGCCTCGGGGACTTCCTGCGGCGCTGCTCGCACTATTTTGAACGCGGCGGCTGCGTCGTCGACCAGCCTTATCAGGCGCGCCTCGGCGAGGGCATGATCCGCTGCTATCAGGTGAACGACCGGGTCGCGGGCTTCGGCCACCAGTTCGTTACCGCCCTCCTGCCGCCCCCGCCGGGTAGCTACGAGGCCTCCGCGGCGCCACCCCGCCTCTATTACGGGCCTGAGAAGCCGGAGTTCCAGGACCTCAAGTCTAAGCTCGAGTCCGGCTGGATCGACGAGATGCGGCGGCTCTGTGGCCTGACCGCGGAGGAGCTTCCCGCCATTTGGGACGCCGACTTCCTCCTGGGCCCCAGGACGGCGTCCGGCGAGGACACCTACGTCCTCTGCGAGATCAACATCAGTTCGGTCTTCCCGGTGCCCGACGAATGCTTCGCTCCCCTGGCGGAGGCGGCGGTCGAGGCCGCGCTCGCCGCCCGGGAGCGAAGAGGCTAA
- a CDS encoding ArsR family transcriptional regulator has translation MDNTRTKILDILRRRREATVEELTKALELAPATVRRHLDILQRDGYVKVRAVRRETGRPHYAFSITEAGEELFPQHYVRITNRLVDEIMDLAPADTSGRSGRELAAVIFERMAQRMARAYAPRVNGATVAERARQAAQLLADEGLTLEVEERPGGEVLLLGRGCPCQRLAARDIDVCSHDRKLLSELLKADVEPWPDTGGAYCAYVVRERARAGG, from the coding sequence GTGGACAACACGCGCACGAAGATTCTCGACATCCTCAGACGGCGGCGGGAGGCGACCGTCGAGGAGTTGACGAAGGCGCTGGAGCTGGCGCCGGCAACGGTACGGCGCCACCTCGACATCCTCCAGCGGGACGGCTACGTGAAGGTGCGTGCCGTCCGGCGCGAGACCGGCCGGCCCCATTACGCCTTCTCGATCACTGAGGCGGGTGAGGAGCTCTTCCCGCAGCACTACGTGCGCATCACCAACCGCCTGGTCGACGAGATCATGGACCTGGCGCCCGCCGATACCTCAGGCAGGTCCGGCCGCGAGCTGGCCGCCGTCATCTTCGAGCGCATGGCGCAGCGCATGGCACGCGCCTATGCGCCGCGCGTGAACGGCGCTACCGTGGCGGAGCGAGCCCGCCAGGCGGCTCAGCTGCTCGCGGACGAGGGCCTTACCCTGGAGGTCGAGGAGCGCCCCGGCGGCGAGGTACTCCTCCTCGGGCGGGGCTGTCCCTGTCAGCGCCTCGCCGCGCGTGACATCGACGTCTGCTCGCACGACCGGAAGCTGCTCTCGGAGCTGCTGAAGGCGGATGTAGAGCCGTGGCCTGACACCGGCGGCGCGTACTGCGCCTACGTGGTCCGGGAGCGCGCCAGGGCGGGCGGATGA
- a CDS encoding iron-sulfur cluster assembly accessory protein — translation MVTEPAIVTVTEKAASKAKTILAERGIENGALRVFVVGGGCSGYQYGMAIARNREEGDIAIEANGVTILVDEESAPLLAGAEVDYVEDLMKSGFTIFNPNAVKSCACGSSFQTADGSGQARACC, via the coding sequence ATGGTAACCGAACCGGCAATCGTGACCGTCACCGAGAAGGCCGCCTCGAAGGCGAAGACCATCCTCGCCGAGCGCGGCATCGAGAACGGCGCCCTGCGCGTGTTCGTGGTCGGCGGCGGCTGCTCCGGCTACCAGTATGGCATGGCCATCGCCCGCAACCGCGAAGAGGGCGACATCGCCATCGAGGCCAACGGCGTGACGATCCTGGTCGACGAGGAGAGCGCCCCTCTGCTCGCCGGCGCTGAGGTTGACTACGTCGAGGACCTGATGAAGAGCGGCTTCACGATCTTCAACCCGAACGCGGTCAAGAGCTGCGCCTGCGGCTCCAGCTTCCAGACGGCAGATGGCTCCGGCCAGGCGAGGGCCTGCTGCTAG
- a CDS encoding EVE domain-containing protein, giving the protein MSAWIVVGSPENFEIARSRGFDMFGFKSTRRRESAEMKPGDKLVFYLTGVMKFGGIAEVKSEVFEDHTPVFKSAKKPGEDYPFRVRTVPDRILDRDQWLDVKEFAPRLDLTRRRGEHWRLAFQGNLHKISDADYELISKEVDEALRKVPA; this is encoded by the coding sequence ATGAGCGCATGGATCGTCGTCGGGTCACCGGAGAACTTCGAGATAGCCCGCAGCCGCGGGTTCGACATGTTCGGCTTCAAGAGCACGCGGCGGCGCGAGTCGGCGGAAATGAAGCCCGGCGACAAGCTCGTCTTCTACCTCACCGGCGTGATGAAGTTCGGCGGCATCGCCGAGGTGAAGTCGGAAGTGTTCGAAGACCACACACCCGTGTTCAAGTCGGCAAAGAAGCCGGGCGAAGACTACCCCTTCCGCGTCAGGACGGTGCCCGACCGCATCCTGGACCGCGACCAGTGGCTGGACGTCAAGGAGTTCGCCCCCCGGCTGGACCTCACGCGCCGGCGCGGCGAGCACTGGCGCCTCGCCTTCCAGGGCAACCTCCACAAGATCAGCGACGCCGACTACGAGCTGATCTCGAAGGAAGTCGACGAAGCGCTGCGCAAGGTGCCGGCCTAG